The following are encoded in a window of Xanthocytophaga agilis genomic DNA:
- a CDS encoding DUF4126 domain-containing protein, translating into MEWVLSVLLGFGLSAATGFRIFVPFFVAGIAGYNHWLTLPEGIAWIGTLSAIILFGTATLIEILGYYIPWFDHLLDVIATPASTIAGTLVMSSFVTDIDPLLKWTLAIIAGGGTATLISGGTAALRIASTTVTGGAGNSLVATGEIGGAAVISLLAIFIPVITAIVVSILLIISIRFIVRKIKSRRLAKTSIKNV; encoded by the coding sequence ATGGAATGGGTATTAAGCGTTTTACTTGGTTTTGGATTAAGTGCTGCAACGGGATTTCGAATCTTCGTTCCTTTCTTTGTTGCAGGCATTGCAGGATATAATCATTGGCTTACCCTCCCGGAAGGCATTGCATGGATAGGTACCTTGTCTGCTATCATACTCTTTGGTACGGCAACCCTTATCGAAATACTGGGCTATTATATTCCATGGTTTGATCATCTGCTGGATGTAATTGCTACACCTGCTTCTACCATTGCAGGTACTCTGGTCATGAGTAGCTTTGTGACAGACATTGATCCTCTGCTCAAATGGACACTGGCTATTATAGCAGGTGGTGGTACAGCTACACTAATAAGTGGAGGCACAGCGGCACTACGTATTGCCTCTACTACAGTTACTGGCGGTGCAGGCAACTCACTTGTAGCAACAGGAGAGATAGGAGGGGCGGCAGTGATATCGCTACTAGCGATTTTCATCCCTGTTATCACAGCCATCGTTGTTAGTATCCTCCTTATCATTTCCATTCGCTTTATTGTTCGCAAAATCAAAAGCAGACGACTAGCCAAAACATCAATTAAGAATGTTTGA
- a CDS encoding rhodanese-like domain-containing protein, whose product MKEITVTEFKDLQDKGEDYQLIDVREPYEFDIANICGELIPQGQIPDNVDKISRDKKVIIHCRSGARSGRIVQYLEQQHGFDNLYNLKGGILAWSAEIDPSVPQY is encoded by the coding sequence ATGAAAGAGATTACCGTAACCGAATTCAAAGACCTACAGGATAAGGGCGAAGACTACCAACTGATAGATGTTCGTGAACCTTATGAGTTTGACATTGCCAATATATGTGGAGAATTGATTCCTCAAGGACAAATCCCAGATAATGTAGATAAAATCAGCCGGGATAAAAAAGTGATTATACACTGTCGTAGCGGTGCCCGTAGTGGACGGATTGTGCAATACCTGGAACAACAACACGGATTTGATAATCTATACAATCTGAAAGGTGGTATTCTGGCATGGTCTGCAGAAATTGACCCAAGTGTACCACAATATTAA
- a CDS encoding NAD(P)/FAD-dependent oxidoreductase: MSKTFVVIGGGAAGFFCAINAARLSPELTVVILEKTPKLLSKVKVSGGGRCNVTHNCQSVSDLLKNYPRGQNFLKKAFSHFSTIDTVNWFDEREVSLKAEADGRMFPATDSSQTIIDCFLEEARKYEVKIHSQWNVHSITKLDTGFEITSDKGQKIDADFTCIACGGFPKKEQFDWITQLGHSIESPVPSLFTFNIPKNPITELMGISLPLATVKVAGSKLVESAPLLITHWGMSGPAVLRLSSWGARVLSEKGYQFTGLVHWVPEMNEEMIRAEIQKIRFSSPTQKIQNATLFRLPQRLWQFLIDRAGITEDLRWTDLPSKEQNRLIKVLTNDEYPVNGKTTFKEEFVTCGGVKLAEVDPTTMESRIIPNLFFAGEILDIDGITGGFNFQHAWTSGWLAAKTVTNRL, encoded by the coding sequence GTGTCAAAAACTTTTGTAGTGATAGGAGGCGGTGCCGCTGGTTTTTTTTGTGCGATCAATGCTGCGCGCCTTAGCCCTGAACTTACTGTTGTTATTCTCGAAAAAACTCCCAAACTGCTTTCCAAAGTAAAAGTTTCGGGAGGAGGAAGATGTAATGTCACCCATAACTGTCAGTCAGTTAGTGATCTGTTGAAAAATTATCCGCGTGGCCAGAATTTTCTAAAAAAAGCATTCTCTCACTTTTCTACAATAGATACTGTTAACTGGTTTGATGAAAGAGAAGTATCATTGAAAGCAGAGGCAGATGGACGCATGTTTCCTGCCACAGATTCATCTCAGACTATTATTGACTGCTTTTTAGAGGAAGCCAGAAAGTATGAAGTGAAGATACATTCTCAATGGAATGTTCACTCCATTACAAAACTGGACACAGGATTTGAAATTACATCTGATAAAGGTCAGAAAATAGATGCTGACTTTACTTGTATTGCCTGTGGTGGGTTTCCAAAGAAAGAACAATTTGATTGGATTACTCAATTAGGACATAGTATTGAATCTCCTGTACCGTCACTTTTTACATTTAATATACCTAAAAATCCTATTACTGAATTAATGGGTATTTCTTTACCATTGGCAACAGTAAAAGTTGCAGGCTCCAAACTTGTAGAATCTGCGCCGTTACTGATTACACACTGGGGTATGAGTGGTCCTGCAGTATTACGCTTATCGTCCTGGGGTGCACGGGTTTTATCAGAGAAAGGGTATCAGTTTACAGGTCTTGTTCACTGGGTACCTGAAATGAATGAAGAAATGATTCGGGCAGAGATTCAGAAGATTCGTTTTTCTTCACCTACTCAGAAAATTCAGAATGCGACCCTTTTCCGATTACCCCAACGTCTCTGGCAGTTCTTAATTGACAGAGCAGGCATTACAGAAGATCTTCGCTGGACCGATTTACCATCCAAGGAACAAAACCGCTTAATCAAGGTACTAACAAATGATGAATATCCCGTAAATGGGAAAACTACGTTTAAAGAAGAGTTTGTAACCTGTGGAGGAGTAAAGTTGGCAGAGGTTGATCCGACAACTATGGAAAGCCGGATCATACCCAATTTATTTTTTGCCGGAGAGATTCTGGATATTGATGGTATTACGGGTGGATTTAATTTCCAACATGCATGGACAAGTGGCTGGCTGGCAGCGAAAACAGTTACCAACAGACTATAA
- a CDS encoding GAF domain-containing protein, with product MNFTHILRKFSIHTTQGRVVTLSASFLTVFVVFAGFVYRQNKKTEDVSQMTIEVRLPVALSAANVLSNIEAAATAQLTFILTKDQKYVDQRQQIWKDRINPELAKLVQLKPVLPTDEQLKVDSISAWIKGYHTTQEEENSITLQLQKLDMTDSTSIALQQIGTARLAVLVPQISNYYSKIERELTILSQHQQEQLGKEVADILQSINATNSTIASLCAIIVVLAIIIGYYASQKASSAIEQTTYQIQSLAKGEIAESIAEVKGDMNVIVQAGNQLKDNLRNAVSFALAVGEGKFNTSFTPVSEKDALGNALLFMRDKLQLAAEEDRKRNWTTEGLAKFADILRSTNDFKELSTLIISNLVKYINANQGGLFIVQKEDTQEPVLELAACYAYNRKKYLTKQILIGEGLVGQCYQEGDSIYLTDLPNDYIHISSGLGTARPTCLLIVPLKVNDAIEGVIELASFQEITLHERAFIEKLGENIASTLSAAKLNAKTQKLLEETKQQAEIMRSQEEEMRQNMEELMATQEEMERRQWKNTDYYAQNAE from the coding sequence ATGAATTTCACTCATATACTAAGAAAATTCAGTATACACACTACACAAGGTAGAGTTGTCACTTTGAGTGCCAGCTTTCTGACCGTTTTTGTTGTTTTTGCAGGTTTTGTCTATAGGCAAAACAAGAAGACAGAAGACGTTAGTCAGATGACTATTGAAGTGCGTTTGCCTGTTGCTTTAAGTGCAGCCAATGTACTCAGTAATATAGAAGCAGCGGCAACGGCTCAGCTTACATTTATCCTGACAAAAGATCAAAAGTATGTGGATCAGCGCCAGCAGATATGGAAAGATCGGATAAATCCTGAATTGGCGAAACTGGTACAATTAAAACCTGTACTTCCTACTGATGAACAACTTAAAGTAGATAGTATTTCTGCCTGGATAAAGGGATATCATACTACTCAGGAAGAGGAAAATTCTATTACATTGCAGCTTCAAAAGCTGGACATGACGGATTCAACAAGTATAGCTCTACAACAGATTGGTACAGCTCGTTTAGCCGTCCTGGTCCCTCAGATTAGTAATTATTATTCAAAAATAGAACGTGAACTGACTATTCTGAGCCAACACCAGCAGGAACAGCTAGGCAAAGAAGTAGCTGACATTCTCCAGAGTATCAATGCTACTAACTCTACCATTGCCAGCCTGTGTGCAATCATTGTAGTTCTGGCAATTATCATAGGCTATTATGCTTCTCAAAAAGCGAGCAGTGCTATTGAGCAGACTACCTACCAAATTCAGAGTCTTGCAAAGGGCGAGATTGCAGAAAGTATAGCAGAGGTGAAAGGAGATATGAATGTGATTGTGCAGGCAGGTAATCAGCTGAAAGACAATCTTAGAAATGCAGTTTCTTTTGCGTTGGCAGTTGGTGAAGGGAAATTTAATACATCTTTCACTCCTGTTAGTGAAAAAGATGCTCTTGGCAATGCTTTATTATTTATGCGGGATAAACTGCAGCTTGCAGCAGAGGAAGATAGGAAAAGAAACTGGACTACAGAAGGATTGGCCAAGTTTGCCGATATACTACGTAGTACAAATGATTTCAAAGAATTATCTACATTGATTATTTCTAATCTTGTTAAGTATATAAATGCCAATCAGGGAGGCTTATTTATTGTGCAGAAAGAGGATACCCAGGAGCCTGTACTGGAACTAGCTGCCTGCTATGCGTATAACCGGAAAAAATATCTTACCAAACAGATTTTGATTGGAGAGGGTTTGGTTGGACAATGTTACCAGGAAGGTGATTCTATCTATCTGACAGATCTTCCAAATGACTACATACATATTTCTTCTGGCCTTGGTACAGCACGTCCTACCTGTCTGCTTATTGTACCATTGAAAGTAAATGATGCTATAGAAGGAGTCATTGAACTAGCCTCTTTTCAGGAAATTACGTTGCATGAAAGAGCTTTTATTGAAAAGCTGGGAGAAAATATTGCGTCTACTTTATCTGCGGCCAAGCTAAATGCAAAAACACAAAAGCTATTGGAAGAAACAAAACAACAGGCAGAGATTATGCGTAGTCAGGAAGAAGAGATGCGTCAGAATATGGAAGAACTAATGGCGACCCAAGAAGAAATGGAACGCAGACAATGGAAAAACACTGATTATTACGCACAGAATGCTGAATAA
- a CDS encoding DUF2147 domain-containing protein — protein MKKSLVLTFACILTSVLCYAQKGPDAVVGTWFTGKGRVQIYKQGDKYFGKIVWLAEPNDTEGKPKADKKNPDEKKRTQPILGLINLRDFTYDEDNVWEDGRIYNPEEGKDYSCKMTLKDPDTLEVRGFVGISLIGKTVVWKRVK, from the coding sequence ATGAAAAAAAGCCTCGTATTAACATTTGCATGTATTCTTACATCTGTATTGTGCTATGCACAGAAAGGACCTGATGCTGTAGTCGGCACATGGTTTACAGGAAAAGGAAGAGTACAGATTTACAAACAAGGTGACAAATATTTTGGAAAAATTGTCTGGCTAGCAGAACCTAATGACACAGAAGGCAAGCCTAAGGCAGACAAAAAAAATCCGGATGAAAAAAAACGTACTCAACCTATACTGGGATTGATAAACTTACGGGATTTTACGTATGATGAGGATAATGTGTGGGAAGATGGTAGAATCTACAATCCGGAAGAAGGAAAAGATTATAGCTGTAAAATGACTTTAAAAGATCCCGATACATTAGAAGTTCGGGGATTTGTAGGCATTTCGCTAATTGGCAAAACAGTTGTCTGGAAGCGGGTAAAATAA
- a CDS encoding DUF6702 family protein translates to MNNSLGKRRFLLTFVLVFSIFILSSFRKHEFHSSLAEIHYNPATKSLEVSLRVFSDDLETALSKENKRTLKVEDNATIDPFIKQYLSRHFVLADTKNAKKSINWVGKEITVDVTWLYFEIPVTEELNGLKINNTLLFESFDDQVNIVNVIYKSQKKTYLFKSDQTTQTIEL, encoded by the coding sequence ATGAATAACTCTTTGGGAAAGCGCCGTTTTCTTCTAACTTTTGTTCTTGTCTTTTCAATTTTCATTCTTTCTTCATTTAGAAAACATGAATTTCACTCCAGTTTGGCAGAAATCCATTATAATCCTGCTACAAAATCGCTGGAAGTAAGTTTGCGTGTATTCTCTGATGATCTGGAAACCGCACTTTCCAAGGAAAATAAACGTACACTGAAAGTAGAGGACAATGCGACAATAGATCCATTTATCAAGCAGTATTTGTCAAGACATTTTGTGCTGGCAGATACAAAAAATGCAAAGAAATCTATTAACTGGGTAGGCAAAGAAATTACAGTAGATGTTACCTGGCTTTACTTCGAGATTCCTGTTACAGAAGAACTAAATGGGTTAAAAATAAATAATACACTGTTATTTGAATCGTTTGATGATCAGGTAAATATTGTGAATGTAATTTATAAGAGTCAAAAAAAAACCTATTTGTTTAAGTCAGATCAGACAACACAGACTATAGAACTTTAA
- a CDS encoding trans-sulfuration enzyme family protein yields the protein MKKKSSQFETNAVRVRAEQTPFREHSTPLFLTSSFTFEDADQASALFADEIPGNIYTRFSNPNTSEFIDKLCALEGAEDGIATATGMAAMFTSMAALVSSGDHILASRSLFGSTHQILTQIFPRWGITHTYADIDKPETWEGLIQPNTKMIFVETPSNPSLDMIDLEWLGALANKHGIILNVDNCFATPYLQNPIKYGAHLVTHSATKFMEGQGRVLAGAIVGKKELIKEIRFFARHTGPSLSPLNAWTLSKSLETLAVRMEQHCRNALQLAEWLEKQPDIEKVIYPFLPSYPQYELAKKQMRLGGPMVSFIVKGGLAKAKSVLNSLKLVSFSSNLGDTRSIATSPAITTHSKLKPEERAAVGIDDGLIRISVGLEHISDIIGDIEQALHS from the coding sequence ATGAAAAAAAAGAGCAGCCAGTTTGAAACCAATGCCGTTCGCGTACGTGCGGAACAGACTCCATTCCGGGAACATTCTACTCCCTTATTTTTAACGTCTAGTTTTACATTTGAAGATGCAGATCAGGCCAGCGCTTTGTTTGCAGATGAGATTCCCGGAAATATTTATACTCGTTTTTCAAATCCCAATACGAGTGAATTTATTGACAAACTATGTGCGTTAGAGGGTGCAGAGGATGGTATTGCTACGGCGACAGGGATGGCGGCTATGTTTACAAGTATGGCGGCCCTGGTAAGTAGCGGTGATCACATACTGGCTTCCCGTTCATTATTCGGATCTACACATCAGATTCTGACTCAGATCTTTCCTCGCTGGGGTATTACACATACCTATGCAGATATAGACAAGCCTGAAACCTGGGAAGGATTAATCCAGCCTAACACAAAGATGATCTTTGTTGAAACTCCTTCCAATCCTTCGCTGGATATGATTGATTTGGAATGGTTAGGTGCGCTGGCAAATAAACATGGCATTATTCTGAATGTAGATAACTGCTTTGCAACACCTTATTTACAGAATCCAATCAAGTATGGCGCCCATCTTGTAACACATTCCGCTACCAAATTTATGGAAGGTCAGGGACGTGTGCTGGCAGGTGCAATTGTAGGTAAAAAAGAGCTGATCAAAGAAATCCGTTTCTTTGCTCGTCATACTGGCCCCTCTCTATCACCTTTGAATGCCTGGACTCTTTCCAAAAGTCTGGAAACGCTGGCAGTTCGAATGGAACAACATTGCCGGAATGCGCTTCAGCTGGCAGAATGGCTGGAAAAACAACCTGACATTGAGAAAGTAATATACCCGTTTTTACCATCCTATCCACAATATGAGCTAGCAAAGAAACAAATGCGGCTAGGTGGACCTATGGTAAGTTTTATTGTAAAAGGTGGACTGGCAAAGGCGAAATCAGTACTAAACTCACTGAAGTTGGTTTCATTCAGCTCCAATCTGGGTGATACACGTAGTATTGCTACCAGTCCAGCTATCACTACTCATTCCAAATTAAAGCCCGAAGAACGTGCCGCTGTTGGTATTGATGACGGTCTGATTCGAATTTCCGTAGGTCTGGAACATATTTCAGACATTATTGGAGATATCGAGCAGGCGTTACATAGCTGA
- the ilvA gene encoding threonine ammonia-lyase IlvA — MIAPPTDALTIDVEKAYSVLKDVVVRTPLQYDARLSKKYGAEIYFKREDLQAVRSYKIRGAYYNIYNLTEEQRAKGVVCASAGNHAQGFASACSQMKIKGIVFMPQVTPRQKIERVRQFGEDWVRIELVGNTYDEAAHAASLYCTEREMTYVHAFDNLNTIAGQGTVAYEILEDMPDVDMVICPVGGGGLAAGVSYYMKSKQPSIQIVGVDPQGAPKMVEALKAGYPKILDKIDNFMDGVAVKKAGNLTFEFVRRYVDKVIASPEGKTCTVMIELYQNEGLITEPAGAVSVAALEQLQEDIAGKKVVCIISGGNNDIARYAEVIDRSMIYEGLKHYFIVEFPQKPGQLLRFLQQVLGPTDDIVRFEYLKSTNREYGPALVGIELTNKDDLTALLQRMQDLNITYKNVMQDDVLRKYLM, encoded by the coding sequence ATGATTGCCCCTCCTACAGATGCACTGACGATAGACGTTGAGAAAGCCTACAGTGTACTTAAAGATGTAGTGGTACGGACACCACTACAATATGATGCTCGCCTGTCAAAGAAATATGGCGCTGAGATTTATTTCAAACGAGAAGACTTGCAGGCAGTTAGATCCTATAAGATTCGTGGGGCATACTATAATATTTATAATCTTACAGAAGAACAGCGCGCAAAGGGCGTAGTTTGTGCCAGTGCTGGTAACCACGCTCAGGGATTTGCATCTGCCTGTAGCCAGATGAAAATCAAAGGCATTGTTTTCATGCCCCAGGTTACGCCTCGTCAGAAAATTGAACGTGTACGTCAATTTGGAGAAGACTGGGTTCGTATTGAACTAGTTGGAAATACTTATGATGAGGCTGCACATGCTGCCAGTCTATATTGTACAGAGAGGGAGATGACATACGTACATGCCTTTGATAACCTCAATACTATTGCCGGACAAGGCACTGTAGCTTACGAAATTCTGGAGGATATGCCAGATGTAGATATGGTAATATGTCCTGTAGGAGGTGGTGGACTGGCTGCTGGTGTTTCGTATTACATGAAGTCAAAACAACCTTCTATTCAGATTGTAGGTGTAGATCCACAAGGAGCACCTAAAATGGTAGAAGCATTAAAAGCAGGCTATCCTAAAATACTGGATAAGATAGATAACTTTATGGATGGGGTAGCTGTAAAAAAAGCAGGCAACCTGACGTTTGAATTTGTTCGTAGATATGTAGATAAAGTGATTGCTTCACCAGAAGGAAAAACCTGTACGGTGATGATAGAATTATATCAGAATGAAGGACTTATTACAGAACCTGCCGGAGCAGTTTCGGTAGCAGCCCTTGAACAGCTTCAGGAAGATATTGCTGGCAAGAAAGTTGTATGTATCATCAGTGGTGGCAACAATGATATTGCCCGCTATGCGGAAGTAATAGATCGTAGTATGATTTATGAGGGATTAAAACATTACTTTATTGTGGAATTTCCTCAGAAGCCAGGTCAACTACTTCGATTCCTGCAACAGGTGTTAGGACCAACAGATGATATTGTTCGGTTTGAATACCTGAAAAGTACGAATCGTGAATATGGTCCTGCATTGGTAGGAATTGAACTTACCAATAAAGATGATCTGACGGCATTGCTACAAAGAATGCAGGATCTGAACATCACCTACAAAAATGTGATGCAGGATGATGTACTGCGTAAATATTTAATGTAG
- a CDS encoding OmpA family protein, with the protein MVIPAMCQYKKVEGGIRRPRHSSTAEQQAAAMEAFQFKDLRPNFRYYDAKKLDEIEKLERDKEWEKAYPLLKEYVQNFGMDNFLRDMYLVWRLGRMSEQAKDIGQAKFLYRLVLKHHRGDIKVLEQHYDSLTSTEKDYYVPLEYYYELVEFRKSVDTLLPPVGVLIDMGIEINSPKADYGPTLSPDNKFIFFTSKRNTKKMGIRNVTVQNEDIYYARNVDGYWEPAQPLDNINTAYNEGSAVLTRNGRKLYFCRCEAPGGLGDCDIYMAELQPDSTWGKIQNLGPRVNSRSWDSQPSLSRSEDTLYFASDRLGGFGGSDLYFTYRLKGGAWAPAQNMGPTINTRRNEVSPFYHPNHNVLYFSSEGGHIPNFGSFDIYKTYNSRGMWQEPVNVGPLVNGKGSEYYFTIDMESKNLYYARSEETDIQNLDLNSFPLPMEAQPKATVHLQGAVIDSISKNPFTGIVSVIDLTKSIEIAPKYLRPDGSYDFDLIQDHEYLVIVTGDDFFRVERQFKLVGDTSIYIETPAISLKKWAFASLEFEAGSAKIIPEMYNDLNKLVKFMADHPNFSLRISGHTDSQGKQSDNLKLSQRRADSIKKYIVDKGKIDPGRIEAIGYGSSQPLIEEKTEDDRSINRRVEFEINKMKPKTDQMGNRKRD; encoded by the coding sequence ATGGTGATACCTGCAATGTGTCAATACAAAAAGGTTGAAGGAGGTATCAGGCGACCACGTCATTCATCCACAGCTGAGCAACAGGCGGCTGCCATGGAAGCATTTCAATTTAAGGATTTGCGTCCGAACTTCCGCTATTATGATGCTAAAAAGTTGGACGAAATCGAAAAACTGGAGAGAGATAAAGAATGGGAAAAAGCATATCCCTTATTGAAAGAATATGTCCAGAACTTTGGAATGGATAATTTCTTGCGGGATATGTACCTTGTCTGGCGTTTGGGACGTATGTCTGAACAAGCAAAAGATATAGGTCAGGCTAAGTTTTTATACAGACTTGTATTAAAGCATCACCGAGGAGATATTAAAGTGCTTGAACAGCACTATGACTCACTTACCAGTACTGAGAAAGATTATTATGTCCCACTGGAATATTATTACGAACTGGTTGAGTTCCGCAAATCTGTAGATACTTTGCTGCCTCCTGTAGGTGTCCTGATAGACATGGGTATAGAGATTAATTCTCCTAAAGCCGACTATGGGCCTACATTAAGTCCGGATAATAAATTCATCTTTTTTACGTCAAAACGAAATACTAAGAAGATGGGAATCAGAAACGTAACAGTGCAAAATGAGGATATTTATTATGCGCGTAATGTTGATGGTTATTGGGAACCAGCTCAACCACTTGATAATATAAACACTGCTTACAATGAAGGCTCAGCTGTACTAACCAGAAATGGTAGAAAACTGTACTTCTGCCGTTGTGAGGCTCCGGGGGGTCTAGGAGATTGCGATATCTATATGGCAGAACTACAACCTGACAGCACCTGGGGTAAAATACAAAATCTGGGGCCTAGAGTAAACAGTCGTTCCTGGGATTCTCAACCTTCTTTATCCCGTTCTGAGGACACTCTTTATTTCGCCTCTGACAGATTAGGTGGATTTGGCGGATCTGATTTGTACTTCACCTATAGATTAAAGGGAGGAGCATGGGCACCTGCCCAAAATATGGGACCTACTATCAACACCCGCAGAAATGAAGTAAGTCCGTTTTATCACCCCAATCACAATGTTCTGTACTTTAGTTCTGAAGGTGGACATATCCCTAACTTTGGCAGCTTTGATATCTATAAAACCTATAATTCCAGAGGTATGTGGCAGGAACCGGTTAATGTAGGGCCCTTGGTAAATGGCAAAGGGAGTGAATACTATTTTACAATAGATATGGAGTCTAAGAATTTGTATTATGCACGTTCTGAGGAAACAGATATTCAGAATCTGGATCTTAATTCGTTTCCATTACCTATGGAAGCACAGCCTAAAGCGACTGTGCATCTTCAGGGAGCTGTAATAGACTCTATTTCCAAGAATCCATTTACAGGTATTGTATCGGTTATCGATTTAACCAAGAGTATAGAAATTGCCCCCAAATATCTGCGTCCCGATGGTAGCTATGATTTTGATCTGATTCAGGATCACGAATACCTGGTAATTGTAACAGGAGATGATTTTTTCCGGGTAGAACGACAGTTTAAACTGGTAGGAGACACCTCTATCTATATCGAAACTCCTGCCATTAGTTTGAAGAAATGGGCTTTTGCATCTCTGGAATTTGAAGCAGGAAGCGCCAAGATCATTCCTGAAATGTATAACGACCTGAATAAGCTGGTTAAGTTTATGGCCGATCATCCAAATTTCAGCTTGCGTATCTCCGGACATACAGACTCACAAGGAAAACAGTCCGATAACCTGAAACTATCACAGCGTCGAGCAGATTCGATTAAGAAATATATTGTAGACAAAGGGAAAATAGATCCTGGACGAATAGAAGCCATTGGCTATGGAAGTAGTCAGCCATTGATAGAAGAAAAGACTGAAGACGATCGAAGTATTAATAGAAGGGTTGAGTTTGAGATAAATAAAATGAAACCCAAAACGGATCAGATGGGTAACAGAAAGAGAGATTAA
- a CDS encoding OsmC family protein has product MKIELQRKNKAVHLEAVNEDGATIQIDGSPAVGGENKGFRPMQLLLAGLGGCSTIDIVGILKKQRQELEDIRVTVDGEREPNVEPSLFQDIHVHFTLTGNLDEDKVRKAVDLSMEKYCSVAKTLEKTARITYDFKIVKQ; this is encoded by the coding sequence ATGAAAATAGAACTGCAACGTAAAAATAAGGCTGTTCATCTGGAGGCTGTTAATGAAGATGGGGCTACTATCCAGATAGATGGCTCTCCTGCTGTAGGTGGTGAAAATAAAGGTTTTCGTCCTATGCAATTGCTTTTAGCTGGCCTTGGAGGATGCAGCACCATTGATATTGTAGGAATTTTGAAGAAACAACGTCAGGAACTGGAAGATATCCGTGTAACTGTAGATGGGGAACGTGAGCCTAATGTAGAGCCTTCTTTGTTTCAGGATATCCATGTACATTTTACGCTTACAGGTAATCTGGACGAAGACAAAGTACGTAAGGCAGTTGACTTGTCTATGGAAAAATATTGTTCTGTTGCCAAAACCTTGGAGAAAACAGCTCGTATTACTTATGATTTTAAGATTGTAAAGCAATAA